A section of the Pedobacter sp. HDW13 genome encodes:
- a CDS encoding alanine dehydrogenase, with amino-acid sequence MATGLREGMADIARQGLLQTQEAKLETRNKKNNLYIGIPKEISFQENRIALTPLSVALLVNNGHRVVLESGAGIGANFTDSEYAEQGAKITYNKKEVFEADILVKIAPPTLEEIDMMHKGQTLLSSLQTGTLKQDYLKALMHKKINALCFENLRDEGNVLSVVRAMSEIVGSTSILIAAEYLSNVTGGKGLMLGGFTGVPPTEIVILGAGTVGEYAARTALALGAEVKVFDSSIYRLRRLQNNLGSRVFTSVMQPIVLNKAIVTCDVVIGAIRATHGRSPCIVMEETVARMKPHSVVIDVSIDQGGCFETSEVTNHTNPVFRKYDVIHYCVPNIASRVPRTASYALTNIFAPILLDIGELGGLVNMAWNNPGIREALYIYQGNCTNKDLSDMFNLPFKDLELLVVSNQ; translated from the coding sequence ATGGCTACAGGATTACGCGAAGGAATGGCCGATATAGCTCGTCAGGGTTTATTGCAAACACAAGAGGCAAAACTCGAAACCAGAAATAAAAAGAACAATCTATATATCGGAATACCCAAAGAAATTTCTTTCCAGGAAAATAGAATTGCTTTAACCCCGCTTTCTGTTGCCTTGCTGGTAAATAATGGCCACCGTGTAGTCCTTGAAAGTGGTGCCGGTATCGGAGCCAATTTTACCGACTCTGAATATGCAGAACAAGGTGCTAAAATAACCTACAACAAAAAAGAGGTTTTCGAAGCCGATATTCTGGTAAAAATTGCGCCGCCAACATTGGAAGAAATTGACATGATGCACAAGGGGCAAACACTGCTTTCTTCTTTACAGACCGGTACCTTAAAGCAGGATTACCTGAAAGCATTGATGCATAAAAAAATTAATGCCCTGTGTTTCGAAAACCTGCGCGATGAAGGTAATGTGTTGAGTGTAGTGCGGGCCATGAGCGAAATTGTAGGTTCGACATCGATTTTAATTGCTGCAGAGTACCTGAGTAATGTTACCGGAGGCAAAGGTTTAATGTTAGGAGGCTTTACCGGAGTTCCACCAACCGAAATTGTAATTTTAGGTGCTGGTACGGTGGGCGAGTATGCTGCAAGAACCGCTTTAGCCCTGGGGGCAGAAGTAAAGGTTTTTGATAGCTCTATTTACCGTTTACGCCGTTTACAAAATAACCTGGGCAGCCGGGTTTTTACCTCGGTAATGCAGCCTATTGTGCTTAATAAAGCCATTGTAACCTGCGATGTGGTAATTGGTGCCATCAGGGCAACCCACGGCCGCAGTCCCTGCATTGTAATGGAAGAAACCGTTGCCCGCATGAAACCCCATTCGGTGGTTATTGATGTAAGTATTGATCAGGGAGGCTGTTTCGAAACTTCCGAAGTAACCAACCATACCAATCCGGTTTTCCGCAAATATGATGTAATTCATTATTGTGTACCTAATATTGCTTCCAGGGTGCCTAGAACAGCATCTTATGCGCTAACCAATATTTTTGCGCCAATTTTATTGGATATAGGTGAATTGGGTGGATTGGTGAACATGGCCTGGAACAATCCGGGTATCCGCGAAGCGCTATACATTTATCAGGGCAATTGTACCAATAAAGACCTTTCGGATATGTTTAACCTGCCTTTTAAAGATCTGGAATTACTGGTTGTTTCGAATCAGTAG
- a CDS encoding M15 family metallopeptidase produces the protein MKFNVLIFFLLIAVSASSQNKPIATKKLVVVSAYTQYQASVKSNPNNELVEIKKVIPNIALDIRYATKNNFMQQVMYKQARAFARKPVVEALKKIQQELNKKGLGLKIFDGYRPYAITVEFYKKASDKNFVANPSKGSKHNRGCAVDLTLINLKTGKEIPMPTPYDSFSAAAAANYEKVSPQQKKNRDLLIGTMAKHGLKVLENEWWHYDFVGWKNYNLMDIPFEKL, from the coding sequence ATGAAGTTCAATGTATTGATATTTTTTCTCCTTATCGCTGTTTCGGCCTCCTCCCAAAACAAACCTATCGCAACGAAGAAACTAGTCGTGGTTAGCGCCTATACCCAATATCAGGCCTCAGTAAAATCGAATCCGAACAACGAACTGGTAGAGATTAAAAAAGTGATCCCCAATATTGCGCTCGATATCCGTTATGCTACTAAAAATAACTTTATGCAGCAAGTAATGTATAAACAGGCAAGGGCCTTTGCAAGGAAGCCTGTGGTAGAGGCATTAAAGAAAATTCAGCAGGAGTTGAACAAAAAAGGCCTTGGTTTAAAAATATTTGATGGTTACCGCCCTTATGCCATTACGGTTGAGTTTTATAAAAAAGCGAGCGATAAGAACTTTGTGGCTAATCCGTCCAAAGGCTCCAAACATAACAGGGGCTGCGCTGTAGATTTAACCCTTATTAACTTAAAAACAGGCAAAGAGATACCTATGCCTACTCCGTATGATAGCTTTTCGGCGGCTGCGGCTGCTAACTATGAAAAGGTATCGCCTCAACAAAAAAAGAACCGCGATTTACTAATCGGCACTATGGCCAAACACGGGCTTAAGGTTTTAGAAAATGAATGGTGGCACTACGATTTCGTGGGTTGGAAAAACTACAACCTGATGGATATTCCCTTTGAAAAGCTTTAA
- a CDS encoding histidine phosphatase family protein, translating into MKRLFLFLPLLFILSTSVLAQTTDVWIVRHAEKDKSNPQDTNPSLSDEGRIRAGDLATYLKKVKFDVAFSTPFKRTHQTLDSLIVQKVVDYKDAKSLVDSVKKNYSGKTVIVAAHSNTVLEIIEAFGGKRPMEMLTDDDYDYIFHLTVKDDKARVKKDQYGRPHHL; encoded by the coding sequence ATGAAACGACTATTCCTTTTCCTGCCCCTGCTATTTATCCTCTCCACTTCTGTTTTGGCGCAAACTACCGATGTTTGGATTGTGAGGCATGCAGAAAAAGATAAATCGAACCCACAAGATACGAACCCGAGCCTGTCAGATGAAGGCAGAATCAGGGCCGGCGACCTCGCCACCTATCTAAAGAAAGTAAAGTTCGATGTAGCTTTCAGTACTCCTTTTAAAAGAACCCACCAAACCTTAGATTCTTTAATCGTTCAAAAAGTTGTAGATTATAAGGACGCTAAATCACTGGTGGATTCGGTTAAGAAAAATTACAGTGGAAAAACGGTTATTGTGGCAGCCCACTCTAATACGGTATTAGAAATTATTGAGGCTTTTGGCGGTAAAAGGCCAATGGAAATGCTCACCGACGATGATTACGACTACATTTTTCACTTAACGGTAAAAGACGACAAAGCGCGTGTAAAGAAAGACCAGTACGGTAGGCCACACCACTTGTAG
- a CDS encoding aminotransferase class I/II-fold pyridoxal phosphate-dependent enzyme, whose translation MNTAFKAINQPLSNKIAVDGKSYLYFGGTAYLGIPKNTDFIKLYIEGINKFGLNNGTSRTNNIQLGIYDEAEKVAAARYGAAAALITSSGYLAAQLTVRALANLGQVSYAPAAHPSLWLNAQPSSSDSFTAWKAETVERINASTEQNWVLISNSMNNLVPEIYDFTFLNDIDASKKLVVIVDDSHGIGVNNGGLSAYSGLPERPNTEYVVVASMAKALGIDAGIVLGSQKIIGQLKKSPVFVGASPPAAAGLYAFTKAGEIYQAAWQKLQQNIDLLAGSLSSTWKYEPGFPAFLTYDQQIEQHFFKQQILISSFPYPNPTSAPINRIVLSSWHEKADIEKLISSINA comes from the coding sequence ATGAACACGGCATTTAAAGCGATAAATCAGCCCCTAAGCAACAAAATAGCTGTTGATGGAAAAAGTTACCTGTATTTTGGCGGCACCGCATATCTGGGCATTCCAAAAAACACCGATTTTATTAAGTTATATATTGAAGGGATTAACAAATTTGGCTTAAATAATGGTACAAGCCGCACCAATAATATTCAGCTTGGCATTTATGATGAGGCCGAAAAAGTAGCAGCAGCGCGTTATGGTGCAGCAGCAGCGCTGATTACCTCGAGCGGATATTTAGCCGCACAGCTTACAGTTAGGGCCTTAGCCAACCTGGGCCAGGTAAGTTATGCCCCGGCAGCCCACCCTTCGCTTTGGCTAAATGCGCAACCCTCCTCTTCTGATTCTTTTACAGCCTGGAAAGCAGAAACTGTTGAAAGGATTAATGCTTCGACCGAACAAAACTGGGTGCTCATCAGCAATTCGATGAACAACCTTGTACCCGAGATTTACGATTTTACTTTCCTGAACGATATCGATGCCAGTAAAAAACTGGTGGTAATTGTAGATGATTCGCACGGCATAGGTGTAAACAATGGCGGGTTAAGTGCGTACTCTGGTCTACCCGAACGGCCCAATACTGAATATGTTGTGGTGGCCTCGATGGCTAAAGCACTGGGTATAGATGCCGGTATTGTTTTAGGCTCGCAGAAAATAATCGGCCAGCTTAAAAAAAGCCCTGTTTTTGTTGGGGCTTCTCCCCCGGCTGCCGCAGGTCTCTACGCCTTCACCAAGGCCGGAGAAATTTATCAGGCTGCCTGGCAAAAGCTCCAGCAGAATATTGATTTACTGGCTGGTAGCTTAAGTTCCACGTGGAAATACGAGCCCGGGTTCCCTGCTTTCTTAACTTACGACCAACAAATTGAGCAGCACTTTTTCAAGCAGCAGATTCTGATTTCATCCTTTCCGTACCCTAACCCAACCAGTGCTCCCATTAACCGGATTGTATTAAGCAGCTGGCACGAAAAAGCCGATATCGAAAAATTAATTAGCAGTATTAATGCATAG
- a CDS encoding D-alanyl-D-alanine carboxypeptidase, with protein MLPAGGKSGTLKNAYPKTDKPFVFGKTGSLGGVHNQSGYVLTKKGKTYIYAFMNNGFVKPTAEVRAEMVRIITYIHDNF; from the coding sequence ATGTTACCTGCAGGTGGAAAGAGTGGCACTTTGAAAAATGCCTACCCTAAAACCGATAAGCCCTTTGTATTTGGCAAAACAGGTTCGCTGGGTGGTGTACATAACCAAAGTGGTTATGTTTTAACCAAAAAAGGTAAAACCTACATTTATGCTTTTATGAACAATGGCTTTGTTAAGCCAACAGCCGAGGTACGGGCAGAAATGGTTAGGATAATTACTTATATACACGACAATTTTTAG
- a CDS encoding D-alanyl-D-alanine carboxypeptidase, with translation MFPLKKTYTFFLAIAICISLFSGCSTDKMIAKKVARTFKKSEAIKQYQVGFALYNPTNKKMVFQRDADKYFTPASNTKLYTFFASLKMLPDVMPALKYVERNDSLIFWGTGDPSFLQFAIKDKSAYNFLLASNKKLFFAPGRYSGSFFGDGWSWDDYDFYYQPEITELPIMDNMVTSTYAGPNKINIEPRVFSSCFEIDSTKTSGNFQVSRDFLTNTFHYPAVAAKPGYNQQNPYKTSPQLTVEILSDTLHKSVGLVNLKIPANAKTLPGAKRDSVLKHMMLPSDNFIAEHLLLVCANQIGDTLSTVKAIQHITKNYLSFLPDKVKWVDGSGLSRQNLFTRGITCTCSIRFTVW, from the coding sequence ATGTTCCCTTTAAAAAAAACATATACTTTTTTTCTTGCCATTGCAATATGTATAAGCCTGTTTAGCGGCTGTTCTACCGATAAAATGATAGCTAAAAAAGTAGCCAGAACCTTTAAAAAGTCGGAAGCAATTAAACAGTACCAGGTTGGTTTTGCACTTTACAATCCGACCAATAAAAAGATGGTTTTTCAGCGGGATGCAGATAAATATTTTACCCCTGCCTCGAATACCAAACTCTATACCTTTTTTGCGAGTTTAAAAATGTTGCCCGATGTGATGCCTGCCTTAAAATATGTAGAGCGGAATGACTCACTGATTTTTTGGGGAACCGGAGATCCTTCATTTTTGCAGTTTGCCATAAAAGATAAATCGGCCTATAATTTCCTCCTGGCATCAAACAAAAAGCTGTTCTTTGCCCCCGGTCGTTATTCGGGTAGTTTTTTTGGCGACGGGTGGTCGTGGGATGATTACGATTTTTACTACCAGCCCGAAATTACCGAGCTGCCCATTATGGACAATATGGTTACCTCCACCTATGCTGGCCCAAATAAAATCAACATCGAACCCCGGGTTTTTAGCTCCTGCTTCGAAATCGACTCTACTAAAACCTCTGGCAATTTCCAGGTAAGCCGCGATTTCCTGACCAACACTTTTCATTATCCTGCGGTAGCAGCAAAGCCGGGCTACAACCAGCAAAACCCGTATAAAACCAGTCCGCAGCTTACTGTAGAAATACTATCAGATACCTTGCACAAATCAGTTGGTCTGGTTAACCTTAAAATACCAGCTAATGCTAAAACTTTACCTGGTGCAAAACGCGATTCGGTTTTAAAACACATGATGTTACCGAGCGATAATTTTATAGCCGAACATTTATTGCTGGTATGTGCCAACCAGATTGGCGATACTTTAAGCACAGTTAAAGCCATTCAGCACATAACCAAAAACTACCTTTCATTTTTACCCGATAAGGTAAAATGGGTGGATGGTTCAGGCCTGTCGCGCCAAAATTTATTTACCCGAGGGATAACGTGTACCTGCTCGATTCGATTTACAGTTTGGTAA